The Chryseobacterium aureum genome contains a region encoding:
- a CDS encoding cation:proton antiporter: MELYYSFSALIVLASIFAYLNYRFLKLPSTIGIMVIAIVVSIFLVMFGETVLPRTFGHLHKLMNGIDFTEVLMGAMLNFLLFAGGIHININDLKEQFRPVVIFSTVGVVISTFVVGFGMFYLLPYVGVKLPFIYCLVFGALISPTDPVAVLSVLKQANVSKSLETKVAGESLFNDGMAVVVFTVILQLAVGKEVDLSVETIGLLLLKEAGGGLLLGVLLGWVTSRLMREVDDYIISVLVTLSVVMGGYLIARQMHISGPLTMVAAGLFMGNFNRSFKMKSVTQDYLIKFWELIDEILNAVLFLFIGFELLMIKDLRHFMIPGLAAIVVVLFARFISIWGPTKFTSLRRSFSPQTVKVLVWGGIRGGVSIALAMSIPKSEYSEIILSITYCVVVFSIIVQGLTIAKVANPNKIAKEEEEQENIAVEENA; this comes from the coding sequence GTGGAATTATATTATTCATTTTCAGCATTAATCGTATTAGCATCAATATTTGCCTATCTTAACTACAGGTTTCTGAAACTTCCCAGCACCATCGGAATTATGGTCATCGCCATTGTGGTTTCTATCTTTCTGGTAATGTTCGGAGAAACAGTGCTTCCGAGAACTTTCGGACATCTTCATAAACTGATGAACGGTATCGACTTTACCGAGGTTCTGATGGGCGCTATGCTTAATTTTCTTCTCTTTGCAGGAGGAATTCATATTAATATTAATGACCTGAAAGAACAGTTCAGACCTGTAGTGATATTTTCCACGGTAGGCGTTGTAATTTCTACTTTTGTGGTAGGATTCGGAATGTTCTATCTGCTTCCTTATGTGGGGGTTAAGCTTCCGTTTATCTACTGTCTTGTTTTCGGTGCTTTGATTTCGCCTACCGATCCGGTAGCGGTTCTGAGTGTACTGAAACAGGCTAATGTGTCAAAATCGCTTGAAACAAAAGTAGCGGGAGAATCTCTCTTCAATGATGGTATGGCTGTTGTGGTCTTCACCGTAATCTTACAGCTGGCGGTCGGAAAAGAGGTGGATCTGAGTGTTGAAACCATCGGATTGCTGTTGCTTAAAGAAGCCGGAGGAGGTCTTTTACTCGGAGTTCTTCTGGGTTGGGTTACCTCAAGGCTGATGCGTGAAGTAGATGATTATATTATTTCCGTATTGGTAACGCTTTCTGTGGTAATGGGAGGATATCTTATTGCCCGTCAGATGCATATTTCAGGGCCGTTAACAATGGTGGCGGCAGGTTTGTTTATGGGGAATTTCAACAGAAGTTTCAAAATGAAATCAGTCACTCAGGATTATCTGATTAAATTCTGGGAACTGATTGACGAAATTCTGAATGCTGTATTGTTCCTGTTCATCGGATTTGAACTTTTGATGATTAAAGACCTCAGACATTTTATGATTCCGGGATTAGCAGCCATTGTGGTTGTTCTTTTTGCAAGATTTATTTCCATCTGGGGACCTACAAAATTTACCTCACTCAGAAGAAGCTTCAGTCCGCAGACGGTAAAAGTTTTGGTTTGGGGAGGAATCCGTGGTGGGGTTTCCATTGCGCTGGCGATGTCTATTCCCAAAAGTGAATACAGCGAGATTATTTTGAGTATTACTTACTGTGTGGTGGTATTTTCGATCATTGTTCAGGGACTTACCATTGCCAAAGTTGCTAACCCTAATAAGATTGCCAAAGAAGAGGAAGAGCAGGAAAATATTGCTGTAGAAGAGAACGCTTAA
- a CDS encoding DUF6122 family protein — translation MAPSDLALLKTFTHYFLHFIFPVFIALIFYRKNWKKVYFILLATMLVDLDHLFANPIFDPSRESIGFHFLHSYYAIAVYFLLLFFKGNIRIIGIGLLFHMFTDYQDFNFWPH, via the coding sequence ATGGCCCCATCAGATCTTGCACTGCTCAAAACCTTTACGCATTATTTTTTGCATTTTATTTTTCCCGTATTTATTGCCCTGATTTTTTATCGTAAAAACTGGAAAAAAGTCTATTTCATCCTACTGGCTACCATGCTGGTAGACCTTGACCATCTTTTTGCCAATCCTATTTTTGATCCCTCAAGAGAAAGCATAGGGTTTCATTTTTTACATTCTTATTATGCCATTGCGGTGTATTTTTTGCTGCTGTTCTTTAAAGGAAATATCAGGATTATAGGAATTGGGCTTCTGTTTCATATGTTTACGGATTATCAGGACTTTAACTTCTGGCCTCATTAA
- a CDS encoding DUF4919 domain-containing protein — protein sequence MKYHFFLLFIVFSVFGFSQKSKIDLKAIEQSLKSSDAPYNYEKLIFKYKGYPKSLDSIEAQYLYYGRNFRTDKISTSDESFKSLVEAFKQNNFADCIKQGRILYGKDPTNLDILLILLRAYDSLKDGNNFMHHLNQFRALTDGIKISGDGKTEKTAYVVNSVGDEYILLNILNIGQDYTRSSKTSQDAMYDVWEKEGSKVYIKILYLELTN from the coding sequence ATGAAGTATCACTTTTTTCTTTTATTCATCGTGTTTTCGGTTTTTGGGTTCAGCCAGAAATCAAAAATTGATCTAAAAGCTATTGAGCAGAGTCTCAAAAGTTCTGATGCTCCGTATAATTACGAGAAACTTATATTTAAGTATAAAGGATATCCGAAGTCCCTGGACAGTATAGAAGCACAGTATCTCTACTATGGAAGGAACTTCAGAACAGATAAAATAAGTACCTCAGATGAAAGCTTTAAGAGTCTTGTAGAAGCCTTTAAGCAGAACAATTTTGCAGACTGTATCAAACAGGGAAGGATATTGTATGGTAAAGATCCTACCAATCTGGATATTTTGCTGATCCTGCTGAGAGCTTATGATTCTTTGAAGGATGGAAATAACTTTATGCATCACCTGAACCAGTTCCGTGCGCTTACGGACGGCATAAAAATCTCCGGAGACGGAAAAACTGAAAAAACAGCCTATGTTGTAAATTCTGTAGGAGACGAATACATTCTGCTGAATATTCTGAATATAGGACAGGACTACACAAGAAGTTCAAAGACTTCTCAGGATGCCATGTATGATGTATGGGAAAAAGAAGGCAGTAAGGTATATATTAAAATACTCTATTTGGAACTCACCAATTAA
- a CDS encoding calcium:proton antiporter yields the protein MRLKELLHYTYIFPVLAVGYYFSGLMGTGVIYDVLAGILLIGSVLSAVHHAEVVAHKVGEPFGTIILALCITIIEVALIISLMVAGGDQAITLARDTVFAAVMLILNGILGICILVGGVKYHEQFFARTSATTYLVSIVSILVLTLVLPNFTSSVNGPFYNEAQLIFISIACLVIYGVFLMVQTVRHRSYFIVPDEHPEEHYIPSVSKTLISFVFLVICLVIVVLMAKGLSDTIEGMVQSLGAPKSLVGVIIAAVVLLPEGVAAIRAARANQIQSSLNLALGSALASIGLTIPAVSAVCIMYDIPLVLGLDKKDVILLSLSVFIVMLSLSRGKTNVLYGTVLLVNLAAYIFTVIVP from the coding sequence ATGAGACTAAAAGAACTTTTACATTATACCTATATTTTCCCTGTTCTGGCAGTGGGATATTATTTTTCCGGTTTAATGGGAACCGGTGTTATTTATGATGTCCTTGCAGGAATTTTATTGATCGGAAGTGTTTTATCGGCAGTACATCATGCGGAAGTAGTAGCCCATAAAGTTGGAGAACCTTTCGGAACTATTATCCTGGCACTTTGTATCACCATTATTGAAGTCGCGCTTATCATCTCGCTGATGGTTGCCGGCGGGGATCAGGCCATCACACTGGCCAGAGATACGGTTTTTGCCGCAGTAATGCTTATTCTTAACGGAATTCTGGGAATATGTATTTTGGTAGGCGGTGTTAAATATCACGAGCAGTTTTTTGCAAGAACCTCAGCAACTACTTATCTGGTAAGTATTGTTTCCATCCTGGTGCTTACGCTTGTTCTTCCTAATTTTACTTCAAGCGTTAACGGACCTTTCTATAATGAAGCGCAGCTTATTTTTATATCCATTGCATGTCTTGTCATTTACGGCGTTTTCCTGATGGTACAGACCGTCCGTCACAGAAGTTATTTTATAGTTCCTGATGAGCATCCGGAAGAGCATTATATTCCTTCGGTATCCAAAACTCTTATCAGCTTTGTTTTTCTGGTAATCTGCCTTGTTATTGTCGTATTGATGGCAAAAGGATTATCTGATACTATAGAGGGGATGGTACAAAGCCTTGGAGCTCCGAAATCCCTGGTTGGGGTGATTATTGCAGCGGTAGTGCTGCTTCCGGAGGGTGTGGCTGCAATTAGAGCAGCACGAGCAAACCAAATTCAGTCCAGTTTGAATCTTGCGTTGGGATCTGCACTGGCAAGTATCGGGCTTACAATTCCTGCGGTTTCGGCGGTCTGTATCATGTATGATATTCCGTTAGTGCTGGGTCTGGACAAAAAGGACGTTATTCTTCTTTCTTTATCTGTCTTTATCGTTATGCTCTCTCTAAGTCGGGGAAAAACAAATGTTCTCTACGGAACGGTTTTATTGGTCAATCTGGCAGCCTATATCTTTACGGTAATTGTTCCTTAA
- a CDS encoding DNA alkylation repair protein, with the protein MSIVKEIQEALAVLSIPEKAEFFPRFFKTGKGEYGEGDLFLGVKVPDQRSVAKEYFSKINLEELSILLSSKYHEHRLTALFILVSKFEKTKDKTIKEEVVTFYLSHLPYVNNWDLVDSSCYKILGRYAYENHKDNLLKDLSESEEMWHKRIAVVGTMHYIKKGSFDLTKEFVTRNLKNPHDLMHKANGWLLREMGNKNESELISYLNQYYKEMPRTCLRYAIEKLDEDLRQDYLKGRV; encoded by the coding sequence ATGAGCATTGTTAAAGAAATACAGGAAGCACTGGCTGTTTTGTCCATTCCTGAAAAGGCAGAATTCTTTCCAAGATTTTTCAAGACAGGAAAAGGAGAATATGGTGAAGGCGATTTGTTTCTGGGCGTAAAAGTTCCGGACCAGCGCTCTGTGGCCAAAGAATATTTTTCGAAAATCAATTTAGAAGAACTCAGTATATTACTTTCTTCGAAGTACCACGAACATAGGCTGACAGCTCTTTTTATACTGGTTTCAAAGTTTGAGAAAACAAAAGATAAAACCATAAAAGAAGAAGTGGTAACCTTTTATTTGAGTCATCTCCCATATGTCAATAACTGGGATCTGGTAGATTCCTCCTGTTATAAAATTCTGGGTCGGTATGCTTATGAAAATCATAAAGATAACCTTCTTAAGGATCTTTCGGAATCAGAAGAAATGTGGCATAAGAGAATAGCCGTTGTGGGAACTATGCATTACATAAAGAAAGGCTCATTTGATCTTACCAAAGAATTCGTAACCAGGAACCTGAAAAATCCTCATGATCTTATGCATAAAGCCAATGGCTGGTTATTAAGAGAAATGGGAAATAAAAATGAAAGTGAACTCATCAGCTATCTGAATCAATATTACAAAGAAATGCCCAGAACCTGCCTTCGGTATGCTATTGAAAAGCTGGATGAAGACCTTCGTCAGGATTATCTGAAAGGACGTGTTTAA